In a single window of the bacterium genome:
- a CDS encoding MFS transporter translates to QSGVIDSWILPIRDILKRPHFFALVLFILLFKVGDAMMGPMISPFWVDRGFTRIEIGLISGTLAPIASIVGSIMGGWLTTLWGIGRAIWALGALQAVSNLGYAYAALATGSKFAVYGASLAESFTGGLGTAAFLAFLMRLCDKRFSATHYAFFSTIFSFSRVIAGALSGFGAAHLGYAPFFLLTFFAACPAFFLLPWVLPMVQQSEKYRNR, encoded by the coding sequence GGCAGTCCGGAGTAATCGATTCCTGGATATTGCCCATACGCGACATCTTAAAACGACCCCATTTTTTTGCGCTGGTACTTTTTATACTGCTCTTTAAGGTCGGGGACGCCATGATGGGGCCGATGATCAGCCCGTTCTGGGTGGACCGGGGGTTCACCCGAATAGAGATCGGCCTTATTTCCGGGACCTTAGCGCCTATTGCCAGCATAGTTGGTTCGATTATGGGTGGGTGGCTGACTACCCTGTGGGGGATCGGCCGGGCCATCTGGGCGCTCGGGGCGTTGCAGGCCGTTTCCAACCTGGGGTATGCCTATGCGGCCCTGGCCACCGGCAGCAAGTTTGCCGTCTATGGGGCGTCACTGGCGGAGAGTTTTACCGGCGGGCTGGGCACCGCCGCCTTTCTGGCCTTCTTAATGAGGCTTTGCGATAAGAGATTCAGCGCCACCCATTACGCCTTTTTCAGCACCATATTCAGCTTCAGCCGGGTGATAGCCGGGGCGCTGAGCGGTTTTGGCGCCGCGCACCTTGGTTATGCCCCGTTTTTTCTCCTGACCTTTTTTGCCGCCTGCCCGGCCTTTTTCCTGTTACCATGGGTCTTGCCGATGGTACAACAAAGTGAGAAATACAGGAACAGATAA
- a CDS encoding HEPN domain-containing protein, giving the protein MSKKELTQFWLDSSDDNYRSMQAMFNAGEYMWALFVGHLVTEKLLKAYYVKTVGREIPRTHDLYKLAIKAGLDLSEARKDSLQYITLFNIETRYEDYKRDFYKKCTREFAEKNIEKIKELAAWLREKIKN; this is encoded by the coding sequence GTGAGCAAAAAAGAACTCACACAATTCTGGCTTGATTCATCTGATGACAATTATCGATCCATGCAAGCCATGTTTAATGCCGGGGAATATATGTGGGCGTTATTCGTCGGACACTTGGTTACCGAGAAACTATTAAAGGCATATTATGTGAAAACAGTAGGAAGAGAAATCCCCAGAACACATGATCTTTACAAGCTCGCCATTAAAGCCGGGTTAGACCTGTCAGAAGCCCGGAAGGACTCCTTGCAATATATTACCCTTTTTAATATTGAGACGCGATATGAAGACTATAAAAGGGATTTTTACAAAAAATGCACAAGAGAGTTTGCAGAGAAGAATATCGAGAAAATAAAGGAGTTGGCAGCTTGGCTAAGAGAAAAGATAAAAAATTGA
- a CDS encoding nucleotidyltransferase domain-containing protein — protein sequence MAKRKDKKLIYESIERYVEELRKRDIDILAAYLFGSYAKGRATEWSDIDVALLTRQFIGDSFDFKFLLMKIAREIDFNIEPHPYLVDEFNEDNPLAAEVIRTGERVV from the coding sequence TTGGCTAAGAGAAAAGATAAAAAATTGATATACGAGTCCATAGAAAGATACGTTGAAGAGCTGAGAAAAAGAGACATTGATATCCTTGCTGCTTATCTGTTCGGTTCATATGCCAAAGGCAGGGCCACGGAATGGAGTGACATAGATGTGGCACTCCTGACGAGGCAGTTCATAGGGGACAGCTTTGATTTCAAGTTTCTCCTTATGAAAATAGCCCGCGAGATAGACTTCAATATCGAACCCCATCCGTATCTGGTGGATGAATTTAATGAGGATAACCCTCTTGCCGCCGAGGTGATAAGAACCGGGGAGAGGGTGGTTTGA
- a CDS encoding ABC transporter substrate-binding protein yields MKRTSCWVLIIGLLISLGMLGCAEKEENVVKVGAVFPITGNIAQFGNYWKQGLELALYDAINQGVIPKDKIKLIIEDGQADPRKSVDAFKKLVEVDKVVACIPATSGVTLALKPIANQNKIVLINASAISTEIEDAPDYVFSVIPNAKFTGYFLAETAFNKLGKRNAGVLYRDDASGKSFLDNFSKRFKELGGNIVFVDSHEPNATDFRTNIAKIKNVKNMDVIFVASWGTDVAYYLRQATELGVHTQVLAYETFYTPKVLEIAGSSANGVIFSAPEFNAWIDEPRLKEFREKVLKKYNQKEINYHIAGHYDAMMLILKAISAGNMTGETIKNYLSGMRSFQGITGEIRFDNNGGAQVPLSLFTVRNEKFSPYLYP; encoded by the coding sequence ATGAAACGGACATCTTGTTGGGTGTTGATTATAGGGCTGCTAATCTCCCTCGGCATGCTTGGGTGTGCGGAGAAGGAGGAGAATGTTGTTAAGGTCGGCGCTGTTTTTCCGATAACGGGGAATATTGCACAATTTGGAAATTATTGGAAACAAGGGTTGGAGTTAGCGTTATACGATGCAATCAATCAGGGCGTTATCCCGAAAGATAAGATTAAGCTTATTATTGAAGATGGACAGGCTGATCCTCGTAAGAGTGTGGATGCCTTTAAGAAATTGGTGGAAGTAGATAAAGTAGTTGCATGTATTCCTGCAACAAGCGGAGTAACTTTGGCGCTAAAGCCAATTGCAAATCAAAATAAAATCGTTTTGATCAATGCATCTGCAATAAGCACTGAAATAGAAGATGCGCCAGATTATGTATTTAGTGTAATACCTAATGCAAAATTTACTGGTTATTTCTTGGCAGAAACTGCATTTAATAAATTGGGCAAGAGAAATGCTGGAGTTTTATATAGAGATGATGCTTCCGGAAAGAGTTTTCTTGATAATTTTTCTAAAAGATTCAAAGAACTTGGGGGCAATATAGTCTTTGTAGATTCTCATGAACCTAATGCAACTGATTTTCGAACGAATATTGCTAAGATTAAAAATGTAAAAAACATGGATGTGATTTTTGTAGCGTCATGGGGGACAGATGTCGCCTATTATCTGAGACAAGCGACAGAATTAGGTGTCCATACACAAGTTCTTGCATATGAAACATTTTATACACCTAAGGTTCTTGAAATAGCTGGGTCATCAGCAAATGGCGTAATATTCAGTGCTCCTGAATTTAATGCCTGGATCGATGAACCAAGATTAAAGGAATTCAGAGAGAAAGTTTTGAAGAAGTATAATCAGAAAGAGATTAATTATCACATAGCAGGGCATTATGATGCGATGATGCTAATCCTAAAGGCAATTTCTGCGGGGAACATGACGGGCGAGACTATCAAAAACTATCTCAGTGGCATGAGAAGCTTTCAAGGTATAACAGGAGAGATACGCTTTGATAACAACGGAGGCGCCCAAGTTCCATTAAGTCTATTTACGGTACGCAACGAGAAATTCTCACCGTATTTATATCCGTAA